The Thermodesulfobacteriota bacterium genome includes a window with the following:
- a CDS encoding glycine/sarcosine/betaine reductase selenoprotein B family protein, with the protein MSNLLSQTRDALRKKYPGFEYATFRDAPITALRRPLAESTLALVTTGGLHLKTDPPFDTRHPEGDCSYRVLPTDVRHEDIAVSHESYDHRFINEDLSCVFPIDRMREYVREGRIGALSEEHVSFMGHISVTGLLLENARKVGRRLRELSADAAFLTPT; encoded by the coding sequence ATGTCGAACCTGCTGAGCCAGACCCGGGACGCCCTGCGGAAGAAGTACCCGGGGTTCGAGTACGCGACCTTTCGCGACGCGCCCATCACCGCCCTGCGAAGACCCCTGGCGGAGAGCACGCTCGCGCTCGTCACCACCGGCGGCCTGCACCTGAAGACCGACCCTCCCTTCGACACCCGGCACCCGGAAGGGGACTGCTCCTACCGGGTCCTCCCAACCGACGTGCGGCACGAGGACATCGCGGTCTCGCACGAGTCCTACGATCACAGGTTCATCAACGAGGACCTCAGCTGCGTCTTCCCCATCGACCGGATGAGGGAGTACGTGCGCGAGGGCAGGATTGGCGCGCTTTCGGAGGAGCACGTGAGCTTCATGGGGCACATCTCCGTCACCGGTCTCCTCCTGGAGAACGCGCGAAAGGTCGGCCGTCGCCTCCGGGAGCTCAGTGCCGACGCCGCGTTCCTGACCCCCACCTGA
- a CDS encoding TVP38/TMEM64 family protein gives MDVKKATGPFGPWLRAGTLLAVVVAGVAGFRLLGLAEYLRPSNFQSLAQAVEGLGWIGPLAYVLLWVAACMFFVPGLPVTLLGAAVFGAWQGLLWVTVGANLGAVAAFLAGRYAARPLVESWAGRNPYIAKIEEGVARHGWRMLLVTRLVPLFPFNLQNYAYGLTPIRVGTYSVVTFLCMLPASAAYCFAGGALVSGQGSLGKTLGYLAVAAGFFVAASLVPGWVRRRYGPGDAA, from the coding sequence ATGGACGTAAAGAAGGCGACCGGGCCGTTTGGGCCGTGGCTTCGAGCCGGGACCCTGCTGGCCGTCGTGGTCGCGGGGGTGGCGGGGTTTCGCCTCCTGGGTCTTGCCGAGTACCTGCGCCCCTCCAATTTCCAGAGCCTGGCGCAGGCCGTAGAAGGCCTGGGGTGGATCGGTCCTCTCGCCTACGTGCTCCTCTGGGTCGCTGCCTGCATGTTCTTCGTACCCGGCCTTCCGGTCACCCTCCTCGGCGCCGCCGTCTTCGGGGCCTGGCAGGGGCTCCTCTGGGTCACCGTGGGGGCGAACCTCGGTGCCGTGGCGGCCTTTCTCGCGGGAAGATACGCCGCGAGGCCCCTGGTGGAGAGCTGGGCCGGCCGAAATCCCTACATCGCCAAGATCGAAGAGGGCGTGGCGCGGCACGGCTGGCGGATGCTCCTCGTGACCCGGCTGGTGCCGCTCTTCCCGTTCAACCTGCAAAACTATGCCTACGGCCTCACCCCGATCCGCGTCGGGACCTACTCCGTCGTGACCTTCCTCTGCATGCTGCCCGCGTCGGCCGCCTACTGCTTTGCCGGCGGGGCGCTGGTCAGCGGCCAGGGGAGTCTGGGGAAGACGCTCGGGTACCTGGCCGTTGCCGCAGGCTTCTTCGTGGCCGCCTCCCTGGTGCCGGGCTGGGTCCGCCGGAGGTACGGACCGGGAGATGCCGCATAA
- a CDS encoding 4Fe-4S dicluster domain-containing protein has product MPEAAARQVLAAPEESPPRDGRAAPGRGERVRSLAGAGASRGFQVASALALVWYFSSYFFPIEVSFAGREVVVNAGAGAYLIPLFGLYRYRVEADAYQRRRILWVVGLYLLLWVVVPGLFGYREAIPQLDGRVRVFPAIHYVESLGFFLFFVPIFFLGRRADCGWCCPCVASRETFAAAFRDTTPKGEGWWRLRYLKYANTAAVLLYLGAVLALPATAREVYGEPLYAYLLGGYYLSFLLIPWTGNRNFCRWGCPWGGIWGILGYLGLYRLRADPERCTQCGLCEKVCDMGIPVRRYIREKGAVRTPECMGCGRCVSVCPVGALEIRDVRDWLRGRRAGRVSSGEAAPRPAAEAETG; this is encoded by the coding sequence ATGCCCGAAGCTGCGGCCCGGCAGGTGCTTGCCGCCCCTGAGGAGAGTCCGCCCCGCGACGGCCGAGCCGCCCCAGGGAGAGGCGAGCGGGTCCGCTCCCTGGCTGGAGCGGGTGCGAGCCGCGGCTTCCAGGTCGCGAGCGCCCTCGCGCTGGTCTGGTACTTCTCGAGCTACTTCTTCCCCATCGAGGTCTCCTTCGCTGGAAGAGAGGTGGTCGTCAACGCCGGCGCGGGCGCCTACCTGATCCCCCTCTTCGGGCTCTATCGCTACCGGGTGGAGGCCGACGCCTACCAGCGCAGGCGCATCCTCTGGGTCGTGGGGCTCTACCTCCTGCTCTGGGTCGTCGTCCCCGGCCTCTTCGGCTACCGCGAGGCGATCCCCCAGCTCGACGGGCGCGTGCGGGTCTTCCCGGCGATCCACTACGTGGAGTCCCTGGGATTCTTCCTTTTCTTCGTGCCCATCTTCTTCCTGGGGCGGCGGGCTGACTGCGGCTGGTGCTGCCCGTGCGTGGCCTCGCGCGAGACTTTCGCGGCGGCCTTCCGGGACACGACGCCGAAGGGGGAGGGGTGGTGGCGGCTTCGCTACCTCAAGTACGCGAACACGGCCGCGGTGCTCCTGTACCTCGGGGCCGTCCTCGCGCTTCCCGCCACCGCCCGGGAAGTTTACGGCGAACCGCTCTACGCCTACCTCCTGGGCGGCTATTACCTGAGCTTCCTCCTGATTCCCTGGACGGGGAATCGGAACTTCTGCCGCTGGGGCTGCCCCTGGGGTGGAATCTGGGGGATTCTGGGGTACCTGGGGCTATACCGGCTTCGCGCCGACCCGGAGCGCTGCACCCAGTGCGGGCTGTGCGAGAAGGTCTGCGACATGGGGATCCCGGTGCGCCGGTACATTCGGGAGAAGGGGGCGGTGCGCACCCCCGAGTGCATGGGGTGCGGCCGGTGCGTGAGCGTCTGCCCGGTGGGGGCGCTGGAGATCCGGGACGTGCGGGATTGGCTGCGGGGCCGGCGGGCCGGCAGGGTTTCGTCCGGAGAAGCCGCCCCGAGGCCTGCGGCTGAAGCGGAGACTGGTTAG